The proteins below come from a single Clupea harengus chromosome 21, Ch_v2.0.2, whole genome shotgun sequence genomic window:
- the grk5 gene encoding G protein-coupled receptor kinase 5: MEIENMVANNALLKAREGSTGKRKGRSRKWKELLRFPHISECIELASSTERDYFSLCDQQPIGKALFRIHCQSKPELQRCMCLLDAMDKYDETPDAERVSRGKSIVEKYLNYQSPDCVQQVVDSHRRQCRENLESSPYKDVFSDCRRAIHDYLKREPFEDYLESIYFERFLQWKMIERKPVTKDMFREYRVLGKGGFGEVCAVQSRASGNMYAMKKLEKKRMKRRHGESLALTEKQILEKVNSRFVVSLAYAYETKDALCLVLTLMNGGDLRFHIYNMGLPGLSSERVTFYAAQVCCGLEHLHQKSIVYRDLKPENILLDDYGHIRISDLGLAITLPENGQVHGRVGTEGYMAPEVIKNKDYGFSADWWGFGCLIYEMTQGSSPFRGHKEHLDRKELHNRVLETQERYGFRFNAEAKDICSKLLTKNPSMRLGCQSEGAVEVKGQPFFAHLNFRLLEAGMLKPPFEPDSRAVYCRDVLDIEQFSVVRGVSLDVTDEDFYGQFNTGSCPIPWQNEMIESECFQDLNVFGQNGERPPDLDWDHTPEPKQKPVQRHRLLRRFFRRHNSYKSIGEKEKANSLNSQSSEDMIKTAL, translated from the exons AGCGGGACTACTTCAGTCTGTGCGATCAGCAGCCCATTGGGAAGGCACTCTTCCGCATCCACTGCCAGAGCAAGCCTGAGCTGCAGAGATGCATGTGTCTGCTTGATGCAATG GACAAATATGACGAGACACCTGATGCTGAGCGTGTGAGCCGAGGCAAGAGCATCGTGGAGAAATACTTGAATTATCAG TCTCCTGACTGTGTACAGCAGGTTGTGGACAGCCACAGGCGGCAATGCAGAGAGAACCTAGAGAGTAGTCCCTACAAAGACGTATTCAGTGACTGCAGAAG GGCCATTCATGATTACTTAAAGAGAGAACCCTTTGAAGATTACTTGGAAAGCATTTATTTTGAACGCTTCCTTCAGTGGAAGATGATTGAGAG AAAGCCAGTCACAAAAGACATGTTCAGAGAGTATCGGGTTTTGGGGAAAGGAGGATTTGGAGAG GTCTGTGCTGTTCAGTCTCGAGCGTCAGGAAACATGTACGCAAtgaagaagctggagaagaagagaatgaaAAGGCGACACGGAGAATCCTTGGCCCTCACCGAGAAACAGATATTGGAAAAGGTCAACAGCAGATTTGTG GTCAGTTTAGCCTATGCTTACGAGACCAAAGACGCTCTCTGCCTGGTGCTAACGCTCATGAACGGAGGAGACCTGAGGTTCCACATCTATAACATGGGTCTGCCGGGGCTCTCCAGTGAACGGGTGACGTTCTACGCTGCTCAGGTCTGCTGTGGTCTGGAGCATCTCCATCAGAAATCCATAGTTTACAG GGATTTAAAGCCTGAAAATATTCTTTTGGATGACTATG GACACATCCGGATATCAGATCTGGGTCTCGCCATCACCTTGCCTGAGAATGGTCAAGTTCATGGCAGAGTGGGTACTGAAGGATACATGG caCCTGAGGTGATAAAGAACAAAGATTATGGCTTTAGCGCTGACTGGTGGGGTTTCGGGTGCCTCATCTATGAGATGACCCAGGGATCCTCTCCTTTCCGTGGCCACAAGGAACATTTGGACAGGAAGGAACTGCACAACAGAGTTCTGGAGACACAGGAGCGCTATGGGTTCAGATTTAATGCTGAGGCCAAAGACATCTGCTCAAAA CTCTTGACCAAAAATCCGTCCATGCGTCTGGGCTGTCAGTCAGAGGGCGCTgtagaggtgaaaggtcaaccCTTTTTTGCTCACCTCAACTTCAGGCTGCTAGAGGCTGGAATGCTGAAGCCGCCATTCGAACCTGAT TCGAGAGCTGTGTACTGCCGGGATGTTCTTGATATAGAGCAGTTCTCAGTGGTCCGAGGAGTCAGCCTGGATGTGACGGACGAGGACTTTTATGGCCAATTCAACACTGGGTCATGTCCTATCCCATGGCAAAATGAG ATGATCGAGTCGGAATGTTTTCAAGACTTGAACGTTTTCGGCCAGAATGGGGAGAGACCTCCAGACCTGGATTGGGACCACACACCCGAGCCAAAACAGAAACCcgtacagagacacagactACTGCGGAGGTTTTTCAGACGACAc AATTCCTATAAATCCAtaggtgagaaagagaaagccaaTTCACTAAACAGCCAGAGTTCAGAGGACATGATAAAGACGGCTCTTTAG
- the ash2l gene encoding set1/Ash2 histone methyltransferase complex subunit ASH2 isoform X3 → MATEGDAGSVSVAETETGEGDASFGEMSTNMETESSNGKEAMEAAGDGPEAVETQTGSGDEESGARQLGEVELQCALCMKWFTADTFKIDKSSCLPFMTNYVFHCNVCHHSGNTYFLRKQANLKEMCLSALANLTWRSRTQEEHPKTMFSKDKDIIPFIDKYWECMTTRQRPGKLTWPNNIVKTMSKERDVFLVKEHPDPGSKDPEEEYPKFGLLDQDLANIGPSYDTQKQTTSVASTGGQNGGAAFSGGIAPGGTGKGRGAKRKQQQQQDGTAAGTTKRTRSDPLFAAQRLPPHGYPLEHPFNKDGYRYILAEPDPHAPDPEKLELDCWAGKPIPGDLYRACLYERVLLALHDRAPQLKISDDRLTVTGEKGYSMVRASHGVRKGSWYFEVTVDEMPTDTAARLGWSQPLGNLQAPLGYDKFSYSWRSKKGTRFHQSIGKHYSEGYNQGDVLGFFIELPDETEVAKALPDTYKDKALIKFKSYLYFEEKDYVDKAEKSLKAVNSSKMVFYKNGVSQGVAYENLFEGLYFPAISLYRSCTVSVNFGPHFKHPPKDNKFQPMSDMGRGAVIEHTLADILYHVETDVDGRSPHWEG, encoded by the exons ATGGCGACCGAAGGCGACGCGGGTAGTGTGTCCGttgcagaaacagagacaggggAGGG CGATGCATCATTTGGAGAAATGAGCACAAATATGGAAACCGAATCCTCAAACGGCAAGGAGGCAATG GAGGCAGCGGGAGATGGTCCAGAGGCGGTCGAGACGCAAACCGGCTCTGGAGACGAGGAGAGCGGCGCCCGTCAACTCGGAGAGGTGGAGCTGCAGTGTGCACTCTGTATGAAGTGGTTCACTGCCGACACGTTCAAAATAGACAAGTC AAGCTGTCTTCCCTTCATGACCAACTATGTGTTTCACTGTAATGTGTGTCATCACAGTGGCAACACCTACTTCCTGAGAAAACAAGCCA ATTTGAAGGAAATGTGCCTCTCAGCCTTGGCCAACCTGACCTGGCGGTCACGCACTCAAGAGGAACACCCAAAAACAATGTTTTCAAAGGATAAG GATATCATCCCTTTCATTGATAAATATTGGGAGTGCATGACGACCCGTCAGAGACCTGGGAAGCTAACGTGGCCTAATAACATTGTGAAGACAATG AGCAAGGAGCGTGATGTGTTTCTGGTCAAAGAGCATCCTGATCCAGGAAGTAAAGACCCTGAGGAGGAATATCCCAAGTTTGGACTCCTGGACCAG GATTTGGCCAACATCGGACCATCATATGATACCCAGAAACAAACCACATCAGTGGCCTCCACAGGAGGTCAGAACG GTGGAGCAGCATTCTCAG GTGGCATAGCTCCAGGAGGAACAGGTAAAGGCAGGGGGGCCAAgcggaagcagcagcagcagcaggatggCACCGCAGCGGGCACCACCAAGAGGACCCGCAG TGACCCCCTGTTCGCCGCGCAGCGCCTGCCCCCTCACGGTTACCCCCTTGAGCACCCCTTCAACAAGGACGGCTACCGCTACATCCTGGCCGAACCCGACCCTCACGCCCCTGACCCAGAGAAGCTAGAGCTGGACTGCTGGGCCGGGAAACCCATCCCAGGGGATCTGTACCGGGCCTGCCTGTATGAACGGGTCCTGTTGGCCCTCCATGACAGAG CTCCCCAGTTGAAGATCTCAGATGACCGGCTGACGGTGACGGGTGAGAAGGGCTACTCCATGGTGCGGGCGTCTCATGGGGTTCGCAAGGGGTCCTGGTACTTTGAGGTGACTGTGGATGAAATGCCCACTGACACAGCTGCTCGCCTCGGTTGGTCGCAGCCTCTTG GTAACCTACAGGCCCCTCTTGGCTATGACAAGTTCAGCTACTCCTGGCGCAGCAAGAAGGGCACCCGCTTCCACCAGTCCATTGGCAAACACTACTCCGAGGGCTACAACCAGGGTGACGTCCTGGGCTTCTTCATCGAGCTGCCAGACGAGACCGAGGTCGCCAAGGCCCTGCCAGACACCTACAAGGACAAG GCCTTGATCAAGTTTAAAAGCTACCTGTACTTTGAGGAGAAGGATTACGTGGACAAGGCAGAGAAGAGCCTGAAAGCAGTGAACAGCAGCAAA ATGGTGTTCTACAAGAACGGTGTGAGCCAGGGAGTGGCGTATGAGAACCTGTTTGAAGGCCTCTACTTCCCAGCCATATCACTCTACAGAAGCTGCACG GTGTCTGTGAACTTTGGACCACACTTCAAACACCCTCCAAAGGATAACAAATTCCAGCCA ATGAGTGACATGGGCAGGGGAGCGGTGATTGAGCACACGCTAGCAGACATACTGTACCACGTGGAGACGGATGTGGACGGCCGCAGCCCCCACTGGGAAGGCTAA
- the ash2l gene encoding set1/Ash2 histone methyltransferase complex subunit ASH2 isoform X4, whose protein sequence is MATEGDAGSVSVAETETGEGDASFGEMSTNMETESSNGKEAMEAAGDGPEAVETQTGSGDEESGARQLGEVELQCALCMKWFTADTFKIDKSSCLPFMTNYVFHCNVCHHSGNTYFLRKQANLKEMCLSALANLTWRSRTQEEHPKTMFSKDKDIIPFIDKYWECMTTRQRPGKLTWPNNIVKTMSKERDVFLVKEHPDPGSKDPEEEYPKFGLLDQDLANIGPSYDTQKQTTSVASTGGQNGGIAPGGTGKGRGAKRKQQQQQDGTAAGTTKRTRSDPLFAAQRLPPHGYPLEHPFNKDGYRYILAEPDPHAPDPEKLELDCWAGKPIPGDLYRACLYERVLLALHDRAPQLKISDDRLTVTGEKGYSMVRASHGVRKGSWYFEVTVDEMPTDTAARLGWSQPLGNLQAPLGYDKFSYSWRSKKGTRFHQSIGKHYSEGYNQGDVLGFFIELPDETEVAKALPDTYKDKALIKFKSYLYFEEKDYVDKAEKSLKAVNSSKMVFYKNGVSQGVAYENLFEGLYFPAISLYRSCTVSVNFGPHFKHPPKDNKFQPMSDMGRGAVIEHTLADILYHVETDVDGRSPHWEG, encoded by the exons ATGGCGACCGAAGGCGACGCGGGTAGTGTGTCCGttgcagaaacagagacaggggAGGG CGATGCATCATTTGGAGAAATGAGCACAAATATGGAAACCGAATCCTCAAACGGCAAGGAGGCAATG GAGGCAGCGGGAGATGGTCCAGAGGCGGTCGAGACGCAAACCGGCTCTGGAGACGAGGAGAGCGGCGCCCGTCAACTCGGAGAGGTGGAGCTGCAGTGTGCACTCTGTATGAAGTGGTTCACTGCCGACACGTTCAAAATAGACAAGTC AAGCTGTCTTCCCTTCATGACCAACTATGTGTTTCACTGTAATGTGTGTCATCACAGTGGCAACACCTACTTCCTGAGAAAACAAGCCA ATTTGAAGGAAATGTGCCTCTCAGCCTTGGCCAACCTGACCTGGCGGTCACGCACTCAAGAGGAACACCCAAAAACAATGTTTTCAAAGGATAAG GATATCATCCCTTTCATTGATAAATATTGGGAGTGCATGACGACCCGTCAGAGACCTGGGAAGCTAACGTGGCCTAATAACATTGTGAAGACAATG AGCAAGGAGCGTGATGTGTTTCTGGTCAAAGAGCATCCTGATCCAGGAAGTAAAGACCCTGAGGAGGAATATCCCAAGTTTGGACTCCTGGACCAG GATTTGGCCAACATCGGACCATCATATGATACCCAGAAACAAACCACATCAGTGGCCTCCACAGGAGGTCAGAACG GTGGCATAGCTCCAGGAGGAACAGGTAAAGGCAGGGGGGCCAAgcggaagcagcagcagcagcaggatggCACCGCAGCGGGCACCACCAAGAGGACCCGCAG TGACCCCCTGTTCGCCGCGCAGCGCCTGCCCCCTCACGGTTACCCCCTTGAGCACCCCTTCAACAAGGACGGCTACCGCTACATCCTGGCCGAACCCGACCCTCACGCCCCTGACCCAGAGAAGCTAGAGCTGGACTGCTGGGCCGGGAAACCCATCCCAGGGGATCTGTACCGGGCCTGCCTGTATGAACGGGTCCTGTTGGCCCTCCATGACAGAG CTCCCCAGTTGAAGATCTCAGATGACCGGCTGACGGTGACGGGTGAGAAGGGCTACTCCATGGTGCGGGCGTCTCATGGGGTTCGCAAGGGGTCCTGGTACTTTGAGGTGACTGTGGATGAAATGCCCACTGACACAGCTGCTCGCCTCGGTTGGTCGCAGCCTCTTG GTAACCTACAGGCCCCTCTTGGCTATGACAAGTTCAGCTACTCCTGGCGCAGCAAGAAGGGCACCCGCTTCCACCAGTCCATTGGCAAACACTACTCCGAGGGCTACAACCAGGGTGACGTCCTGGGCTTCTTCATCGAGCTGCCAGACGAGACCGAGGTCGCCAAGGCCCTGCCAGACACCTACAAGGACAAG GCCTTGATCAAGTTTAAAAGCTACCTGTACTTTGAGGAGAAGGATTACGTGGACAAGGCAGAGAAGAGCCTGAAAGCAGTGAACAGCAGCAAA ATGGTGTTCTACAAGAACGGTGTGAGCCAGGGAGTGGCGTATGAGAACCTGTTTGAAGGCCTCTACTTCCCAGCCATATCACTCTACAGAAGCTGCACG GTGTCTGTGAACTTTGGACCACACTTCAAACACCCTCCAAAGGATAACAAATTCCAGCCA ATGAGTGACATGGGCAGGGGAGCGGTGATTGAGCACACGCTAGCAGACATACTGTACCACGTGGAGACGGATGTGGACGGCCGCAGCCCCCACTGGGAAGGCTAA
- the ash2l gene encoding set1/Ash2 histone methyltransferase complex subunit ASH2 isoform X1, with protein MATEGDAGSVSVAETETGEGDASFGEMSTNMETESSNGKEAMEAAGDGPEAVETQTGSGDEESGARQLGEVELQCALCMKWFTADTFKIDKSSCLPFMTNYVFHCNVCHHSGNTYFLRKQANLKEMCLSALANLTWRSRTQEEHPKTMFSKDKDIIPFIDKYWECMTTRQRPGKLTWPNNIVKTMSKERDVFLVKEHPDPGSKDPEEEYPKFGLLDQDLANIGPSYDTQKQTTSVASTGGQNGGAAFSGGIAPGGTGKGRGAKRKQQQQQDGTAAGTTKRTRSDPLFAAQRLPPHGYPLEHPFNKDGYRYILAEPDPHAPDPEKLELDCWAGKPIPGDLYRACLYERVLLALHDRAPQLKISDDRLTVTGEKGYSMVRASHGVRKGSWYFEVTVDEMPTDTAARLGWSQPLGNLQAPLGYDKFSYSWRSKKGTRFHQSIGKHYSEGYNQGDVLGFFIELPDETEVAKALPDTYKDKALIKFKSYLYFEEKDYVDKAEKSLKAVNSSKMVFYKNGVSQGVAYENLFEGLYFPAISLYRSCTVSVNFGPHFKHPPKDNKFQPMSDLGRGAVIEHTLADILYHVETDVDKIKSTRSPPCTPVLPI; from the exons ATGGCGACCGAAGGCGACGCGGGTAGTGTGTCCGttgcagaaacagagacaggggAGGG CGATGCATCATTTGGAGAAATGAGCACAAATATGGAAACCGAATCCTCAAACGGCAAGGAGGCAATG GAGGCAGCGGGAGATGGTCCAGAGGCGGTCGAGACGCAAACCGGCTCTGGAGACGAGGAGAGCGGCGCCCGTCAACTCGGAGAGGTGGAGCTGCAGTGTGCACTCTGTATGAAGTGGTTCACTGCCGACACGTTCAAAATAGACAAGTC AAGCTGTCTTCCCTTCATGACCAACTATGTGTTTCACTGTAATGTGTGTCATCACAGTGGCAACACCTACTTCCTGAGAAAACAAGCCA ATTTGAAGGAAATGTGCCTCTCAGCCTTGGCCAACCTGACCTGGCGGTCACGCACTCAAGAGGAACACCCAAAAACAATGTTTTCAAAGGATAAG GATATCATCCCTTTCATTGATAAATATTGGGAGTGCATGACGACCCGTCAGAGACCTGGGAAGCTAACGTGGCCTAATAACATTGTGAAGACAATG AGCAAGGAGCGTGATGTGTTTCTGGTCAAAGAGCATCCTGATCCAGGAAGTAAAGACCCTGAGGAGGAATATCCCAAGTTTGGACTCCTGGACCAG GATTTGGCCAACATCGGACCATCATATGATACCCAGAAACAAACCACATCAGTGGCCTCCACAGGAGGTCAGAACG GTGGAGCAGCATTCTCAG GTGGCATAGCTCCAGGAGGAACAGGTAAAGGCAGGGGGGCCAAgcggaagcagcagcagcagcaggatggCACCGCAGCGGGCACCACCAAGAGGACCCGCAG TGACCCCCTGTTCGCCGCGCAGCGCCTGCCCCCTCACGGTTACCCCCTTGAGCACCCCTTCAACAAGGACGGCTACCGCTACATCCTGGCCGAACCCGACCCTCACGCCCCTGACCCAGAGAAGCTAGAGCTGGACTGCTGGGCCGGGAAACCCATCCCAGGGGATCTGTACCGGGCCTGCCTGTATGAACGGGTCCTGTTGGCCCTCCATGACAGAG CTCCCCAGTTGAAGATCTCAGATGACCGGCTGACGGTGACGGGTGAGAAGGGCTACTCCATGGTGCGGGCGTCTCATGGGGTTCGCAAGGGGTCCTGGTACTTTGAGGTGACTGTGGATGAAATGCCCACTGACACAGCTGCTCGCCTCGGTTGGTCGCAGCCTCTTG GTAACCTACAGGCCCCTCTTGGCTATGACAAGTTCAGCTACTCCTGGCGCAGCAAGAAGGGCACCCGCTTCCACCAGTCCATTGGCAAACACTACTCCGAGGGCTACAACCAGGGTGACGTCCTGGGCTTCTTCATCGAGCTGCCAGACGAGACCGAGGTCGCCAAGGCCCTGCCAGACACCTACAAGGACAAG GCCTTGATCAAGTTTAAAAGCTACCTGTACTTTGAGGAGAAGGATTACGTGGACAAGGCAGAGAAGAGCCTGAAAGCAGTGAACAGCAGCAAA ATGGTGTTCTACAAGAACGGTGTGAGCCAGGGAGTGGCGTATGAGAACCTGTTTGAAGGCCTCTACTTCCCAGCCATATCACTCTACAGAAGCTGCACG GTGTCTGTGAACTTTGGACCACACTTCAAACACCCTCCAAAGGATAACAAATTCCAGCCA ATGAGTGACTTGGGCAGGGGAGCCGTGATTGAGCACACGCTAGCAGACATACTTTACCACGTGGAGACGGATGTGGACAAAATCAAATCCACTCGTTCTCCTCCCTGCACGCCAGTCTTGCCCATCTAA
- the ash2l gene encoding set1/Ash2 histone methyltransferase complex subunit ASH2 isoform X2, which translates to MATEGDAGSVSVAETETGEGDASFGEMSTNMETESSNGKEAMEAAGDGPEAVETQTGSGDEESGARQLGEVELQCALCMKWFTADTFKIDKSSCLPFMTNYVFHCNVCHHSGNTYFLRKQANLKEMCLSALANLTWRSRTQEEHPKTMFSKDKDIIPFIDKYWECMTTRQRPGKLTWPNNIVKTMSKERDVFLVKEHPDPGSKDPEEEYPKFGLLDQDLANIGPSYDTQKQTTSVASTGGQNGGIAPGGTGKGRGAKRKQQQQQDGTAAGTTKRTRSDPLFAAQRLPPHGYPLEHPFNKDGYRYILAEPDPHAPDPEKLELDCWAGKPIPGDLYRACLYERVLLALHDRAPQLKISDDRLTVTGEKGYSMVRASHGVRKGSWYFEVTVDEMPTDTAARLGWSQPLGNLQAPLGYDKFSYSWRSKKGTRFHQSIGKHYSEGYNQGDVLGFFIELPDETEVAKALPDTYKDKALIKFKSYLYFEEKDYVDKAEKSLKAVNSSKMVFYKNGVSQGVAYENLFEGLYFPAISLYRSCTVSVNFGPHFKHPPKDNKFQPMSDLGRGAVIEHTLADILYHVETDVDKIKSTRSPPCTPVLPI; encoded by the exons ATGGCGACCGAAGGCGACGCGGGTAGTGTGTCCGttgcagaaacagagacaggggAGGG CGATGCATCATTTGGAGAAATGAGCACAAATATGGAAACCGAATCCTCAAACGGCAAGGAGGCAATG GAGGCAGCGGGAGATGGTCCAGAGGCGGTCGAGACGCAAACCGGCTCTGGAGACGAGGAGAGCGGCGCCCGTCAACTCGGAGAGGTGGAGCTGCAGTGTGCACTCTGTATGAAGTGGTTCACTGCCGACACGTTCAAAATAGACAAGTC AAGCTGTCTTCCCTTCATGACCAACTATGTGTTTCACTGTAATGTGTGTCATCACAGTGGCAACACCTACTTCCTGAGAAAACAAGCCA ATTTGAAGGAAATGTGCCTCTCAGCCTTGGCCAACCTGACCTGGCGGTCACGCACTCAAGAGGAACACCCAAAAACAATGTTTTCAAAGGATAAG GATATCATCCCTTTCATTGATAAATATTGGGAGTGCATGACGACCCGTCAGAGACCTGGGAAGCTAACGTGGCCTAATAACATTGTGAAGACAATG AGCAAGGAGCGTGATGTGTTTCTGGTCAAAGAGCATCCTGATCCAGGAAGTAAAGACCCTGAGGAGGAATATCCCAAGTTTGGACTCCTGGACCAG GATTTGGCCAACATCGGACCATCATATGATACCCAGAAACAAACCACATCAGTGGCCTCCACAGGAGGTCAGAACG GTGGCATAGCTCCAGGAGGAACAGGTAAAGGCAGGGGGGCCAAgcggaagcagcagcagcagcaggatggCACCGCAGCGGGCACCACCAAGAGGACCCGCAG TGACCCCCTGTTCGCCGCGCAGCGCCTGCCCCCTCACGGTTACCCCCTTGAGCACCCCTTCAACAAGGACGGCTACCGCTACATCCTGGCCGAACCCGACCCTCACGCCCCTGACCCAGAGAAGCTAGAGCTGGACTGCTGGGCCGGGAAACCCATCCCAGGGGATCTGTACCGGGCCTGCCTGTATGAACGGGTCCTGTTGGCCCTCCATGACAGAG CTCCCCAGTTGAAGATCTCAGATGACCGGCTGACGGTGACGGGTGAGAAGGGCTACTCCATGGTGCGGGCGTCTCATGGGGTTCGCAAGGGGTCCTGGTACTTTGAGGTGACTGTGGATGAAATGCCCACTGACACAGCTGCTCGCCTCGGTTGGTCGCAGCCTCTTG GTAACCTACAGGCCCCTCTTGGCTATGACAAGTTCAGCTACTCCTGGCGCAGCAAGAAGGGCACCCGCTTCCACCAGTCCATTGGCAAACACTACTCCGAGGGCTACAACCAGGGTGACGTCCTGGGCTTCTTCATCGAGCTGCCAGACGAGACCGAGGTCGCCAAGGCCCTGCCAGACACCTACAAGGACAAG GCCTTGATCAAGTTTAAAAGCTACCTGTACTTTGAGGAGAAGGATTACGTGGACAAGGCAGAGAAGAGCCTGAAAGCAGTGAACAGCAGCAAA ATGGTGTTCTACAAGAACGGTGTGAGCCAGGGAGTGGCGTATGAGAACCTGTTTGAAGGCCTCTACTTCCCAGCCATATCACTCTACAGAAGCTGCACG GTGTCTGTGAACTTTGGACCACACTTCAAACACCCTCCAAAGGATAACAAATTCCAGCCA ATGAGTGACTTGGGCAGGGGAGCCGTGATTGAGCACACGCTAGCAGACATACTTTACCACGTGGAGACGGATGTGGACAAAATCAAATCCACTCGTTCTCCTCCCTGCACGCCAGTCTTGCCCATCTAA